From Microcystis aeruginosa NIES-2549, a single genomic window includes:
- a CDS encoding acyl carrier protein — MNSNSNLNNLVQNWLVKQLADQLSLDAKTINVTEPLTRYGLDSIDAVTMVGDLEDWVGQELPSTLFWDHSTIEKASLFLVENYDLSNLSGEETPAEVAPVAEKAEPAVSGGKGWSLFGRR, encoded by the coding sequence ATGAACTCCAACTCCAATCTTAATAATCTCGTACAAAATTGGTTAGTTAAACAGTTGGCCGATCAGTTGTCTTTGGATGCAAAAACAATTAATGTGACTGAACCTTTAACCCGTTATGGTTTAGATTCGATCGATGCGGTAACGATGGTGGGTGATCTGGAAGATTGGGTCGGTCAAGAGTTACCTTCCACCCTTTTCTGGGATCATTCTACTATTGAAAAAGCGTCTCTTTTCCTAGTAGAAAACTACGATCTTTCTAATCTTTCCGGTGAGGAAACCCCCGCAGAAGTTGCTCCCGTCGCTGAAAAAGCCGAACCGGCCGTTAGTGGTGGCAAGGGTTGGAGTTTATTCGGTCGTCGTTAA